The following coding sequences lie in one Arachis stenosperma cultivar V10309 chromosome 5, arast.V10309.gnm1.PFL2, whole genome shotgun sequence genomic window:
- the LOC130980962 gene encoding uncharacterized protein LOC130980962, which translates to MEPEPTLSTGSEVPHVQLDVEGRKSNKYWTVDLEDANGVIKEGHLRLKDVWVMSRETRIIVHWNEHGQPIGESGGLLGLFLGAVAGNFKNFPISYEKWPLRFFKVDDGQQKKYILQNHGRKWKDNRCKLFNDNYNSDLTREQNIAVLPKGFGVNLEQWDMCEKNASNREKQTIPHTLGSKTIVRKKHELEQLTLLQANETCTDDAYVKLFGIEHPGRVKGVAFGVCPSQVMKSSNIFGGVSSSCNHDFDMAKVRSMEVELQENKATISLL; encoded by the exons ATGGAGCCTGAACCTACTTTATCTACTGGTTCAGAAGTTCCACATGTTCAGTTAGATGTAGAAGGAAGAAAGTCCAATAAGTATTGGACAGTTGATTTGGAAG ATGCAAATGGAGTGATTAAGGAAGGTCACTTAAGGTTGAAAGATGTGTGGGTGATGTCTCGTGAGACTAGAATTATAGTGCATTGGAATGAGCATGGCCAACCGATTGGTGAATCTGGTGGACTTTTAGGCTTGTTTTTGGGAGCTGTTGCTGGGAATTTCAAGAACTTTCCTATAAGTTATGAGAAATGGCCTTTG AGATTCTTTAAAGTTGATGACGGACAGCAAAAAAAGTACATACTACAAAATCATGGCAGGAAGTGGAAAGATAATAGATGCAAATTGTTTAATGACAATTATAATTCGGATCTTACTAGAGAGCAAAATATAGCAGTGTTACCAAAAGGATTTGGAGTCAACTTAGAGCAATGG GATATGTGTGAGAAAAATGCAAGTAATCGAGAAAAACAAACAATTCCTCATACACTCGGATCCAAGACGATTGTTAGGAAGAAACACGAGTTG GAACAATTAACTTTGCTTCAAGCTAATGAGACTTGTACTGATGATGCATATGTCAAGTTATTTGGAATAGAACACCCGGGTCGTGTTAAAGGTGTAGCATTTGGTGTTTGTCCATCCCAAGTCATGAAATCTTCTAATATTTTTGGAGGGGTATCTTCTTCATGCAATCATGACTTTGATATGGCTAAAGTTCGCTCTATGGAAGTAGAATTACAAGAGAATAAAGCAACAATTTCTTTATTATAA